From Bacillus cereus group sp. RP43, the proteins below share one genomic window:
- a CDS encoding IS4 family transposase has protein sequence MNMHQKQELSLFAEELYRYMSPATLNQLAIEAGGMKRKRKCHGHHFLSLCVWLNQQIATTSLTQLCSQLETSIGILLSPEGLNRQFNSASVAFFRNVFTTLLQAKIGGSSTISHSLSAYFERIRILDSTTFQVPNRFAATYPGAGGCSHTAGVKIQLEYDLLSGEFSDVKIEPGKRSDQAYGATRTGMTQKNELYIRDLGYFRLQDFKSIQDKEGYYLSRLKLPTKIYRKEFETVVFKTKPAQLRPVYIQIHLEDIMKQLQPGQVCELHDVYVGSKDKLPTRIVVYRCTEEQKQKRLHDRAICEKKKGITYTERTKLLQGITVYMTNIPTEWVPKEKIYDLYSLRWQIELFFKIWKSWFRIHRCKSIKQERLECHLYGQLISILLCSSTMFKMRELLLRKKQKELSEYKAMYIIKDYFLLFHQALHKNTQELSKILLRLFNLLQRNGRKSHRYEKKTVFDILGVVYEYTTSAHQVA, from the coding sequence ATGAATATGCATCAAAAACAAGAGCTGTCTTTATTTGCCGAAGAGTTATATCGATATATGTCCCCCGCTACACTGAATCAATTAGCCATAGAAGCAGGTGGAATGAAACGAAAACGTAAGTGCCATGGGCACCATTTTTTATCTTTGTGTGTATGGTTAAATCAACAAATCGCTACAACCTCTCTTACTCAACTTTGTAGTCAATTAGAAACTTCAATAGGAATTTTATTAAGTCCTGAGGGACTTAATCGACAATTTAACTCGGCTTCTGTAGCCTTCTTTCGAAATGTATTTACTACACTTCTACAAGCTAAAATTGGAGGGTCATCTACAATTTCTCATTCTCTTTCTGCTTACTTTGAGCGGATTCGCATCCTTGATTCTACAACCTTTCAAGTTCCAAATCGATTCGCAGCTACTTATCCTGGTGCCGGAGGATGTAGTCATACAGCTGGTGTGAAAATTCAATTAGAGTATGACTTGTTGAGTGGTGAGTTTTCTGATGTGAAAATTGAACCAGGAAAACGAAGTGATCAGGCATATGGTGCGACTCGAACAGGTATGACACAAAAGAATGAACTATATATTCGTGACTTAGGGTATTTTCGTTTACAAGACTTTAAGTCTATTCAAGATAAGGAAGGATATTATTTATCACGCCTTAAATTACCAACTAAAATATATAGAAAAGAATTCGAAACAGTGGTATTTAAAACAAAACCTGCTCAATTGAGACCGGTATATATACAAATTCATTTGGAAGACATCATGAAACAATTACAACCTGGCCAAGTGTGTGAATTACATGATGTATATGTAGGGAGCAAAGACAAACTACCCACTCGCATTGTGGTTTATAGATGTACAGAGGAGCAAAAACAGAAACGCCTACATGATCGAGCTATTTGTGAAAAGAAAAAAGGGATTACATATACAGAGCGTACGAAACTTTTACAAGGAATTACGGTATATATGACAAACATTCCTACGGAATGGGTACCAAAAGAGAAAATCTATGATTTATATTCACTGCGTTGGCAAATTGAGCTGTTTTTTAAAATATGGAAATCTTGGTTTCGAATTCATCGTTGTAAATCTATTAAACAAGAGCGATTAGAATGCCACCTTTATGGACAACTCATTAGTATCCTATTATGTTCTTCTACTATGTTTAAAATGAGAGAACTCCTGTTACGTAAGAAACAGAAAGAGCTAAGCGAATATAAAGCGATGTACATAATTAAAGATTATTTCTTACTTTTTCATCAAGCACTACATAAAAACACCCAAGAATTATCAAAGATTCTCCTTCGTCTGTTTAACCTCCTACAGCGAAATGGACGAAAATCTCACAGATATGAGAAAAAAACAGTCTTTGATATTTTAGGTGTTGTGTATGAGTATACCACTTCTGCCCATCAGGTAGCGTAG
- a CDS encoding glycosyl hydrolase family 65 protein produces MTWYISSTTFKEKELTKEESLYMLGNGYVGVRGNFEEEYPESLTSIRGTYLNAFHDITKISYGEKLHAFPETQQKLVNVIDTQTVQIYLGEEREKFSLWTGEILSYNRLLNMKTGYSDRTIHWRSPRGKEVRITFQRLVSMIHKELFTIHVKVEPVNFHGKIEFVSSINGDVSNFVDKNDPRVASGHAKRLSTIVARTEDCGQVVINQTLESKLQVCCVSDTILHTEYQRDVHVQADRIDVHASCDLIETVKLTKWNVFTDTLRHGEHLVEVGIKQLEKLSKLSFVTLLEEQQKYLEHFWESADIRIDGDSSLQEGIRFNIFQLLQSAGRDRYSNIAAKGLSGEGYEGHYFWDTEIYMFPVFLMTNPELAKQLLIYRHSILDHARARAKEMGHSRGALFPWRTISGTECSAYYPAGTAQYHISGDVAYSYIQYYLITQDKQFLVEYGAEVLIETARLWMDTGHYHDDFFKIDAVTGPDEYTCIVNNNYYTNLLAKYNLKWAAKVYHILEAENTKKLSELKGKLALTAGEVDTWIEASKKVYLPYDEKRDISLQDDTFLQKDVWDFAVTPKEKYPLLLHYHPLTLYRYQVCKQPDTVLGHFLLEDEQEFSTIKNSYDYYERLTTHDSSLSSCIFSIMASKVGYQEKAYEYFMETARLDLDNTHKNTKDGLHMANMGGTWMAIIYGFAGLRVKESGLSFAPSIPKDWKEYTFRLKYQERFIEITIDQNKVTLTLLSGVPIEVKVYEKRVIFSDEFSQRIL; encoded by the coding sequence ATGACTTGGTATATTTCTTCAACTACATTTAAGGAAAAAGAATTAACAAAAGAAGAAAGTCTATATATGCTAGGAAATGGGTATGTAGGTGTTAGAGGGAATTTTGAAGAGGAATATCCTGAATCTCTAACATCAATTCGAGGTACTTATTTAAATGCCTTTCATGATATTACAAAAATTTCGTATGGGGAAAAACTTCATGCATTTCCAGAAACGCAACAGAAGCTCGTTAACGTAATTGATACACAAACAGTTCAGATTTATTTAGGTGAGGAACGAGAGAAGTTTTCGTTATGGACAGGTGAAATTCTTTCTTACAACAGATTATTGAATATGAAAACTGGTTATAGTGATCGAACGATACATTGGCGCTCACCACGTGGTAAAGAAGTACGTATTACGTTTCAACGATTAGTATCCATGATTCATAAGGAATTATTTACAATCCATGTAAAAGTAGAACCTGTTAATTTTCATGGGAAAATTGAATTTGTTTCTTCAATTAACGGGGACGTTTCTAATTTTGTTGATAAAAACGATCCACGTGTTGCGTCCGGACATGCTAAGCGATTATCAACGATTGTAGCAAGGACAGAAGATTGTGGACAGGTAGTTATCAATCAAACATTAGAATCTAAGCTTCAGGTTTGCTGTGTTTCAGATACGATCTTACATACAGAGTATCAACGGGATGTACATGTACAAGCAGATCGGATTGATGTCCATGCAAGCTGTGATTTAATAGAGACAGTTAAATTGACGAAATGGAATGTTTTTACTGATACACTTCGGCACGGTGAACACCTTGTTGAAGTGGGAATCAAGCAATTAGAAAAGCTTTCAAAATTATCATTTGTTACTCTGTTAGAAGAACAGCAAAAGTATTTAGAACATTTCTGGGAATCAGCTGATATCCGTATTGATGGGGATTCTTCTCTACAAGAAGGAATCCGCTTTAATATATTTCAATTATTGCAATCTGCTGGTCGAGATCGTTATTCTAATATTGCCGCCAAAGGCTTATCCGGTGAAGGGTACGAAGGACATTACTTCTGGGATACGGAAATCTATATGTTTCCAGTATTCTTAATGACGAATCCGGAGCTTGCGAAACAGCTTCTCATATATCGCCATTCAATATTAGATCATGCGAGAGCACGAGCAAAAGAAATGGGGCATAGCCGAGGTGCGCTCTTTCCTTGGCGTACGATCTCCGGAACAGAGTGTTCAGCCTACTATCCTGCTGGTACTGCCCAATATCATATTAGCGGTGATGTTGCATATAGCTATATTCAATATTATTTAATCACACAAGATAAACAATTCCTTGTTGAATATGGTGCAGAAGTACTGATAGAAACAGCTCGATTATGGATGGATACTGGTCATTACCATGATGATTTTTTCAAAATTGATGCTGTTACAGGTCCAGATGAATACACTTGTATCGTGAATAATAATTATTATACAAACCTACTTGCAAAATATAATCTTAAATGGGCAGCAAAGGTATATCACATCCTAGAAGCTGAAAATACTAAAAAACTATCAGAGTTAAAAGGAAAACTAGCTTTAACAGCAGGTGAGGTTGATACCTGGATTGAGGCAAGCAAGAAGGTGTACCTCCCGTACGATGAAAAACGAGATATCTCGCTCCAAGATGATACATTTCTACAAAAGGATGTTTGGGATTTTGCGGTGACACCAAAAGAGAAGTATCCATTACTGCTGCATTATCATCCACTAACCTTATATCGCTACCAAGTTTGCAAGCAACCAGATACTGTTCTCGGACATTTTTTACTGGAGGATGAGCAAGAATTTTCAACAATAAAAAACTCATACGATTATTATGAAAGATTAACTACTCATGATTCATCCTTATCTTCTTGTATTTTTAGTATTATGGCCTCTAAAGTGGGGTATCAAGAAAAAGCTTATGAATATTTTATGGAAACAGCCCGTCTAGATTTGGATAATACTCACAAAAATACAAAAGATGGTCTCCATATGGCGAATATGGGAGGGACATGGATGGCAATTATCTATGGGTTTGCTGGTTTACGAGTAAAGGAATCGGGTTTATCTTTTGCTCCTTCTATTCCAAAGGATTGGAAGGAGTATACATTTAGATTGAAGTATCAGGAGCGATTTATTGAAATAACAATAGATCAGAACAAGGTAACTCTAACCCTTTTATCTGGAGTACCAATTGAAGTAAAAGTATATGAAAAAAGGGTAATTTTCTCTGATGAATTTTCTCAAAGAATCTTGTAA